Proteins from one Planctomyces sp. SH-PL62 genomic window:
- a CDS encoding chloride channel protein, with the protein MKIDPIPSHTPPRAGPPSKLAAGVARLAAFWATPGVGRAGLCSPLVGVVAGLGAVFFLKSLQFMYAYVLGGLMHFTMPPTLEGETGAISYPWPWWMTVLVPTVGGLISGWLVFAFAPEAEGHGTDAMIRAFHRGGGMIRTRVPFIKTFASIITIGTGGSAGQEGPIAQIGSGFGSYLARLLRLPADERRILMLAGAAGGVGAIFRAPLGGALFAGEVLYSSTAFESAALLPCLASAIVAYSTFALFVTPMPVFSMPPLSFQGLRDLPLYIGLTLLCAAVGWLYTRVFYGMRDRVFKPMPIPRMFKPAVGGAMLGLLALAFPQVMAGGYGWVQWGAIGEPAHLLGPGESAFVPNMSMGLLFGVALLKIVATGFTISSGGSGGVFGPSMLIGGMLGGGYAQLVHSLGIGQAVEPSAFVLVGMGGFFAGVSKTPLTSIVMVSEMTGSYSLLVPLMLACALNMALSRRWTLYEEQVATPIDSPAHQGDFVIDVLSQLRVGEAGVRSQGIEVIPAALSFDRLLQKVARSSESLFPVVDGGGALTGVFTLRDLRLALLGSDSWGRLVVADDLATRPVSTVTVDDDLHTALRRMTELNIDEIPVVDPEDPARLIGLLSRRSLTTAYTSLIKSLRGDSTAADVRS; encoded by the coding sequence ATGAAGATCGATCCTATCCCTTCCCACACGCCTCCCCGGGCCGGGCCTCCTTCGAAGTTGGCAGCGGGCGTCGCACGACTCGCCGCGTTCTGGGCGACGCCCGGCGTCGGCCGAGCCGGTCTCTGCAGCCCTCTGGTGGGCGTGGTCGCGGGCCTGGGGGCGGTGTTCTTCCTCAAGTCGCTCCAGTTCATGTACGCGTACGTCCTGGGCGGGCTGATGCATTTCACGATGCCGCCGACGCTCGAAGGGGAGACGGGGGCGATCTCGTATCCCTGGCCGTGGTGGATGACCGTGCTGGTCCCGACGGTCGGCGGCCTGATCTCGGGATGGCTCGTGTTCGCTTTCGCGCCGGAGGCGGAGGGACACGGGACCGACGCCATGATCCGGGCCTTCCACCGGGGGGGCGGGATGATCCGGACGCGAGTCCCGTTCATCAAGACGTTCGCCTCGATCATCACGATCGGCACCGGAGGCTCGGCGGGGCAGGAAGGGCCGATCGCGCAGATCGGATCGGGCTTCGGGTCGTACCTCGCGCGGTTGCTGCGGCTGCCGGCGGACGAGCGGCGGATCTTGATGCTGGCGGGGGCGGCCGGGGGCGTCGGCGCGATCTTCCGGGCCCCGCTGGGCGGGGCCCTCTTCGCTGGGGAGGTCCTGTACTCCTCGACGGCCTTCGAATCGGCCGCGTTGCTCCCCTGCCTGGCGAGCGCGATCGTGGCTTATTCGACGTTCGCGCTGTTCGTCACGCCGATGCCGGTCTTCAGCATGCCGCCGCTGAGCTTCCAGGGGCTGCGCGACCTGCCGCTCTACATCGGCCTAACCTTGCTCTGCGCGGCGGTCGGCTGGCTCTACACCAGGGTCTTCTACGGCATGCGAGACCGCGTGTTCAAGCCGATGCCGATCCCTCGCATGTTCAAGCCCGCGGTGGGGGGGGCGATGCTGGGCCTTTTGGCGTTGGCCTTTCCCCAGGTCATGGCGGGGGGCTACGGCTGGGTCCAGTGGGGAGCCATCGGCGAGCCGGCGCACCTCCTCGGCCCGGGGGAATCGGCGTTCGTCCCGAACATGTCGATGGGTTTGCTCTTCGGCGTGGCTCTCCTGAAGATCGTGGCGACGGGCTTCACGATCAGCTCGGGAGGGAGCGGCGGCGTGTTCGGGCCGTCGATGCTCATCGGCGGCATGCTGGGCGGGGGGTACGCGCAGCTCGTGCACTCCCTGGGGATCGGCCAGGCCGTTGAGCCCTCGGCGTTCGTGCTGGTCGGGATGGGTGGCTTCTTCGCCGGGGTGTCCAAGACCCCCCTGACGTCGATCGTGATGGTGAGCGAGATGACCGGCTCGTACAGCCTTCTGGTCCCCTTGATGCTGGCCTGCGCCTTGAACATGGCGCTGTCCCGGCGCTGGACGCTCTACGAGGAACAGGTCGCCACGCCGATCGACAGCCCGGCGCACCAGGGCGACTTCGTGATCGACGTGCTCTCGCAACTCAGGGTCGGCGAGGCGGGCGTGCGCAGCCAGGGGATCGAGGTCATCCCCGCGGCCCTGAGCTTCGATCGGCTGCTGCAGAAAGTCGCGAGATCGTCCGAGAGCCTATTCCCGGTCGTCGACGGGGGGGGGGCGCTCACCGGGGTCTTCACCCTGCGCGACCTGCGACTGGCCCTGCTGGGCTCCGACTCCTGGGGCCGCCTGGTCGTCGCCGACGATCTCGCGACCCGACCCGTCTCGACCGTGACGGTGGACGACGACCTGCACACGGCGCTTCGTCGGATGACCGAGCTGAACATCGACGAGATCCCCGTGGTCGACCCGGAGGACCCCGCCCGGCTGATCGGCCTCCTGAGCCGTCGCTCGCTGACGACCGCCTATACGTCGTTGATCAAGTCGCTCCGAGGCGATTCGACGGCGGCCGACGTCCGGAGTTAG
- a CDS encoding small basic protein — protein MSMDKSLKKASGLTRQRGVLTRPERLALLQEDEKWTPAAGVYNLPKTKSRKLAPGQTGPKRPGVK, from the coding sequence ATGTCGATGGACAAGAGTCTCAAGAAGGCGAGCGGACTGACCCGTCAGCGGGGCGTCCTGACGCGGCCGGAGCGTCTGGCCCTCCTCCAGGAAGACGAGAAGTGGACGCCGGCCGCCGGGGTCTACAACCTCCCCAAGACCAAGTCGCGCAAGCTGGCTCCCGGTCAGACGGGTCCCAAGCGTCCCGGGGTCAAGTAA